One window of the Chitinophagaceae bacterium genome contains the following:
- the lpdA gene encoding dihydrolipoyl dehydrogenase translates to MQYNVIVIGSGPGGYIAAIRCAQLNLKTAIIEKYETLGGTCLNVGCIPSKALLDSSEHFYNATHSFKEHGINISGISSDLSQMITRKNQVVKQTCDGISFLMKKNKIDVYNGMGSFLDANRIQIKDKNKKETILNGEKIIIATGSKPASLPFIQIDKQKIITSTEALQLTKIPKNMAIIGGGVIGMELGSVFARLGTNITVIEYLDSIIPTMDRTMGKELQKSLKNIGFQFYLQHKVTSVQNTNKKITIQAQNHNNETTTIESEYCLVSIGRKPYTENLGLENIGIIPDKQGKIETDTNLETKVKGIYAIGDVTKGPMLAHKAEEEGVFVAEIIAGQKPHINYNLIPNVVYTWPEVASVGYTEEQLKEHSTPYKIGSFPYKALGRAKASNDEEGLVKILAHKQSDEILGMHIIGARAADMIAEGVVAMEYKASAEDIARISHAHPTYTEAIKEACLSATENRPLNI, encoded by the coding sequence ATGCAATACAACGTAATAGTGATAGGTTCCGGACCAGGTGGTTATATAGCAGCTATAAGATGTGCCCAATTAAACCTAAAAACAGCAATCATCGAAAAATACGAAACATTAGGAGGAACATGTCTCAACGTAGGATGTATTCCTTCTAAGGCATTATTAGATTCATCAGAACATTTTTACAATGCTACCCATTCATTTAAAGAACATGGAATAAATATTTCCGGTATATCCTCCGACTTATCCCAAATGATAACCCGAAAAAACCAAGTAGTAAAGCAAACATGTGATGGAATTTCTTTTCTTATGAAAAAAAATAAAATAGATGTTTATAACGGAATGGGATCTTTTTTAGATGCGAATAGAATCCAAATAAAAGACAAAAATAAAAAAGAAACTATTCTCAATGGAGAAAAAATTATTATAGCAACCGGTTCTAAACCCGCATCATTACCATTTATTCAAATAGATAAACAAAAAATAATTACCAGCACAGAAGCTCTGCAATTAACAAAAATCCCTAAAAATATGGCTATAATAGGAGGAGGAGTAATAGGGATGGAACTAGGATCTGTCTTTGCAAGATTAGGAACAAATATAACAGTCATAGAATATTTGGACTCTATTATCCCTACTATGGACAGAACTATGGGAAAAGAACTTCAAAAATCCTTAAAAAACATTGGTTTCCAATTCTATCTGCAACATAAAGTAACTTCTGTTCAAAATACAAATAAAAAAATAACCATACAAGCTCAAAATCATAATAACGAAACAACTACCATAGAATCAGAATATTGCTTAGTCTCCATAGGCAGAAAACCCTATACAGAGAATCTCGGCTTAGAAAATATCGGTATTATCCCCGATAAACAAGGAAAAATAGAAACAGATACCAATCTGGAAACAAAAGTGAAAGGAATATACGCTATTGGAGATGTTACTAAAGGTCCTATGCTCGCACACAAAGCAGAAGAAGAAGGGGTCTTTGTCGCAGAAATTATTGCAGGGCAAAAACCACACATAAACTATAATCTTATACCCAACGTGGTCTATACATGGCCAGAAGTAGCATCTGTAGGATATACTGAAGAACAACTCAAAGAACACTCTACACCCTATAAAATAGGATCTTTCCCATACAAAGCATTAGGAAGAGCAAAAGCAAGTAACGATGAAGAAGGATTAGTAAAAATACTGGCGCATAAACAAAGTGATGAAATACTAGGAATGCATATCATAGGAGCAAGAGCCGCCGATATGATAGCAGAAGGAGTTGTAGCTATGGAATACAAAGCATCCGCAGAAGACATTGCCCGTATATCACATGCACACCCCACTTATACAGAAGCAATAAAAGAAGCATGTCTATCTGCTACCGAAAATAGACCTCTCAATATATAA
- a CDS encoding DEAD/DEAH box helicase gives MFETLPLNRQLLNAIQDLGFTTPTPIQMKAIPLINAGRNILAIAQTGTGKTAAYLLPILYKIKFAQERSPIALIIAPTRELVMQIEQHCILLAKYTNIRITSFFGGKNPKKDAAKCEKGIDIIVSTPARFLEIYHLQVFSTKFIKTLVLDEADKIMDMGFIHQIRNILEIIPSKKRQNLLFSATIPQKVIQLSEEFLEFPEKIDLSQDNITPLSIQQNITFIPNLKTKIHMLEWILIHKVKENERVILFTKTKQRATEVCKFLQRKITKSALVIHGNKDQNTRINALNSFRKNETQILVTTDITARGIDIPEVMYVINFDVPLIYEDYIHRIGRTGRVNQQGTAWTFVSPEEEHHIKKIEHILKKKIQIFSIPQEVEVTPTPKEERQDMNRKIDTQMKKENPNFQGAFHKKKKNPVFHHKKTNNK, from the coding sequence ATGTTTGAAACACTACCACTCAATAGACAACTCTTAAATGCCATACAAGATCTAGGATTTACAACACCTACTCCCATTCAGATGAAAGCCATTCCTCTCATAAATGCTGGAAGAAATATACTCGCTATAGCTCAAACAGGAACAGGAAAAACAGCCGCCTACTTATTACCCATACTCTATAAAATAAAATTTGCACAAGAACGCTCCCCCATAGCACTTATTATAGCACCTACCCGAGAATTAGTAATGCAAATAGAACAGCACTGCATACTACTCGCTAAATATACCAACATAAGAATAACTTCTTTCTTCGGCGGAAAAAACCCAAAAAAAGATGCAGCAAAATGTGAAAAAGGAATAGATATTATCGTTTCTACCCCCGCAAGATTTTTAGAAATATACCATCTACAAGTATTTTCTACTAAATTCATAAAAACCCTCGTACTAGACGAAGCCGATAAAATAATGGATATGGGATTTATACACCAAATCAGAAATATATTAGAAATAATCCCATCTAAAAAAAGACAAAACCTCCTCTTTTCTGCTACCATACCCCAAAAAGTAATCCAACTATCAGAAGAATTTTTAGAATTCCCCGAAAAAATAGACCTATCCCAAGACAATATAACCCCTCTCTCCATCCAACAAAATATCACTTTTATACCAAACCTAAAAACAAAAATCCACATGCTGGAATGGATACTCATCCATAAAGTAAAAGAAAATGAAAGAGTCATCCTATTCACAAAAACAAAACAAAGAGCTACTGAAGTATGTAAGTTTTTACAAAGAAAAATCACAAAATCTGCTCTAGTAATACACGGAAACAAAGACCAAAACACTCGTATAAACGCTCTCAATTCCTTTAGAAAAAATGAAACACAGATACTAGTAACCACAGACATAACCGCTCGAGGAATAGATATTCCTGAAGTTATGTATGTTATTAATTTTGATGTACCTCTCATCTATGAAGATTATATCCATCGCATAGGCAGAACAGGGAGAGTAAACCAACAAGGAACAGCATGGACCTTTGTATCCCCCGAAGAAGAACACCATATAAAAAAAATTGAACATATACTCAAAAAAAAAATACAGATATTTTCCATCCCACAAGAAGTAGAAGTAACCCCTACTCCCAAAGAAGAAAGGCAAGACATGAATAGAAAAATAGATACACAGATGAAAAAAGAAAATCCAAACTTCCAAGGTGCTTTTCATAAAAAAAAAAAGAACCCCGTTTTTCACCATAAAAAAACAAATAACAAATAA
- the katG gene encoding catalase/peroxidase HPI, whose amino-acid sequence MENKEKGKCPVMHGANTESKNSVMSWWPDSLHLDILHQHDTKTNPLGQSFNYRKEFQKLDLEAVKNDLKKLMTESQDWWPADWGNYGGLMIRMAWHAAGTYRIADGRGGANTGNQRFAPLNSWPDNANLDKARRLLWHIKKKYGNKLSWADLIILAGNMAYESMGFKTFGFAGGREDIWHPEKDIYWGNEKNWLGKNRYSDTSDETTLENPLAAVQMGLIYVNPEGVDSKPNPLKTAQAMRITFKRMAMNDEETVALTAGGHTVGKTHGNGDASLLGPNPEAADLEQQGLGWMNPKGKGNAEHTVTSGLEGAWTTFPHKWNNTYFYLLLTHEWENKKSPAGAWQWEPINIKEEDKPFDAHIKGVRRNPMMTDADMALKMDPEYRKISEKFYKNPEYFAQVFAKAWFKLTHRDLGPKSRYLGADVPKEDLIWQDPIPAVHYTLSESEIEELKTKLLNCGLTESELINTAWDSARTFRSSDYRGGANGARIRLDPQKNWEGNEPKRLEKVLNALNKFQLGLSKKISIADLIILGGNAAIEKAAKKAGFNIKVPFTAGRGDATVEMTDTDSFAPLEPLHDGYRNWQKKEYIVKPEEMLLDRTQLMGLTAPEMTVLIGGMRVLGTNYAGTKHGVFTEREGTLTNDFFVNLTDMNYSWKPVSDNLYHIVDRKTGKTKWTATRVDLVFGSNSILRAYSELYAQDDNKEKFVTDFVKTWAKVMNADRFDIIT is encoded by the coding sequence ATGGAAAATAAAGAAAAAGGAAAATGCCCTGTCATGCACGGAGCAAACACAGAATCAAAAAATTCTGTTATGAGTTGGTGGCCAGATTCACTCCATTTGGACATTTTACACCAACACGATACCAAAACGAACCCCTTAGGACAAAGTTTTAACTATCGCAAAGAGTTTCAAAAACTTGATTTAGAAGCAGTAAAAAACGACCTCAAAAAACTCATGACAGAAAGCCAAGACTGGTGGCCTGCTGATTGGGGAAACTACGGAGGATTAATGATACGTATGGCTTGGCACGCTGCAGGAACATATAGAATTGCCGATGGACGTGGAGGAGCAAATACAGGTAATCAACGATTTGCACCATTGAATAGCTGGCCCGATAATGCAAATTTAGACAAAGCCCGCCGACTTTTGTGGCACATCAAAAAAAAATACGGCAACAAATTATCATGGGCTGATTTAATAATACTTGCAGGAAACATGGCTTACGAATCTATGGGATTTAAAACATTTGGATTTGCAGGAGGACGAGAAGATATTTGGCATCCTGAAAAAGACATTTACTGGGGTAATGAAAAAAATTGGTTAGGAAAAAATCGTTATTCAGATACATCAGATGAAACAACTCTTGAAAATCCTTTAGCAGCAGTACAAATGGGATTGATTTACGTAAACCCCGAAGGAGTTGACAGCAAACCAAACCCTCTCAAAACAGCACAAGCAATGCGAATCACATTCAAACGAATGGCTATGAACGATGAAGAAACTGTTGCATTAACAGCAGGAGGACATACTGTTGGAAAAACTCATGGAAATGGTGATGCTTCTCTTTTAGGACCAAACCCCGAAGCAGCTGATTTAGAACAACAAGGCTTAGGTTGGATGAATCCAAAAGGAAAAGGAAATGCAGAACATACTGTAACCAGCGGACTAGAAGGAGCATGGACAACTTTCCCCCACAAATGGAACAATACCTATTTTTATTTATTACTCACCCACGAATGGGAAAATAAAAAAAGCCCCGCAGGAGCATGGCAATGGGAACCCATTAATATAAAAGAAGAAGATAAACCTTTTGATGCTCATATCAAAGGAGTTCGCCGAAATCCAATGATGACTGATGCAGACATGGCTCTGAAAATGGACCCCGAATACCGAAAAATATCAGAAAAATTCTATAAAAATCCAGAATATTTTGCACAAGTGTTTGCTAAAGCATGGTTTAAACTGACACACCGTGATTTGGGACCAAAAAGCCGTTACCTCGGTGCAGACGTTCCAAAAGAAGACCTCATCTGGCAAGACCCCATACCCGCAGTCCATTACACACTATCTGAATCAGAAATAGAAGAACTAAAAACAAAACTTCTAAACTGTGGATTAACCGAATCCGAACTCATTAATACTGCTTGGGATAGTGCAAGAACTTTCAGATCCTCCGATTACAGAGGGGGAGCAAATGGTGCAAGAATACGCCTCGACCCTCAAAAAAATTGGGAAGGAAATGAACCAAAACGCCTTGAAAAAGTTTTGAATGCACTCAATAAATTTCAGCTAGGACTCAGCAAAAAAATAAGTATTGCCGATCTAATAATTCTCGGAGGAAATGCAGCAATAGAAAAAGCCGCAAAAAAAGCCGGTTTCAATATAAAAGTTCCTTTTACAGCAGGAAGAGGCGATGCAACAGTCGAAATGACAGACACAGATTCTTTCGCACCACTAGAACCATTACACGACGGATACAGAAATTGGCAGAAAAAAGAATATATCGTAAAACCCGAAGAAATGCTATTAGATAGAACTCAACTCATGGGACTTACAGCCCCTGAAATGACAGTTTTAATTGGTGGAATGAGGGTTTTGGGAACTAATTATGCTGGAACAAAACACGGGGTATTTACGGAACGTGAAGGGACTCTCACCAACGATTTTTTTGTAAACCTTACCGACATGAACTACTCATGGAAACCCGTTTCAGATAATCTCTACCATATAGTAGACCGAAAAACAGGAAAAACTAAATGGACAGCAACAAGGGTAGATCTCGTTTTTGGTTCTAATTCTATACTAAGGGCTTATTCCGAATTATATGCACAAGACGATAACAAAGAAAAATTTGTAACCGACTTTGTAAAAACTTGGGCAAAAGTAATGAACGCCGACCGATTCGATATAATTACATAA
- a CDS encoding TIM barrel protein — MNRKEAIKKVGLTTIGLASIPSIINTLDAKNAKKTALKGNINHSVCRWPYSQNTLEQVCEAAQSIGIKSVELLYEEEWNVVKKYGLTCAMVYGSKLPITVGFNDPKLHSQYFQEFSNTIPKAAEQGFKSMICFSGNRNGIDDVTGLENCAKGIEPILKIAQKYDVTICMEVFNSKRDHPDYQADNTKWSIALVEKLGSSYFKLLYDIYHMQIMEGDIIATIQKYGKYFGHYHTGGVPGRREIDETQELFYPAIMHAIVKTGYKGFVGQEFIPSKEEPFQSLRQAIQICDV; from the coding sequence ATGAACAGAAAAGAAGCTATCAAAAAAGTAGGATTGACAACCATAGGATTAGCAAGCATACCCAGTATTATAAATACATTAGATGCAAAAAATGCTAAAAAAACAGCACTCAAAGGAAATATAAACCATTCTGTTTGCAGGTGGCCTTACTCTCAAAACACCTTAGAACAAGTATGTGAAGCCGCACAATCTATAGGTATTAAATCCGTAGAATTATTGTATGAAGAAGAGTGGAATGTGGTAAAAAAATACGGACTTACCTGTGCTATGGTATACGGCTCTAAACTCCCTATAACAGTAGGGTTCAATGATCCAAAACTCCATTCTCAATACTTCCAAGAATTTTCAAATACTATACCGAAAGCAGCAGAACAAGGATTTAAAAGTATGATATGCTTCTCAGGCAATAGAAATGGTATAGATGATGTAACAGGATTAGAAAACTGTGCCAAAGGAATAGAACCCATTCTTAAAATAGCACAAAAATACGATGTAACTATTTGTATGGAAGTATTTAATAGTAAAAGAGACCATCCCGATTATCAAGCCGATAACACGAAATGGTCTATCGCTTTGGTGGAAAAATTAGGTTCTTCTTATTTCAAACTTCTCTACGATATCTACCACATGCAGATAATGGAAGGCGATATTATTGCTACTATCCAAAAATATGGAAAATACTTTGGACATTATCACACAGGAGGTGTCCCCGGCAGAAGAGAAATTGATGAAACACAAGAACTTTTCTATCCCGCAATAATGCATGCAATCGTAAAAACAGGTTATAAAGGATTTGTAGGGCAGGAGTT